Proteins encoded together in one Kwoniella shandongensis chromosome 3, complete sequence window:
- a CDS encoding 3-isopropylmalate dehydratase, large subunit, with protein sequence MPAPTSAPRTLYDKVFDDHVVYSGEGDTLLYIDRHLVHEVTSPQAFEGLRNAGRKVRRPDCTLVTVDHNIPTVSRKNFKSVSTFIGEVDSRAQVVALEDNVKEFGLTYFGMDDKRQGIVHIIGPEQGFTLPGTTVCCGDSHTSTHGAFGALAFGIGTSEVEHILATQTLPQAKSKNMRINVEGKLPEGVGSKDVVLHIIGVIGTAGGTGAVIEFAGSTIRELSMEARMSICNMSIEGGARAGMIAPDEITFEYLKGRPLSPREGEEWDSAVAYWKTLKTDPGAKYDIEVEIKAEDIIPTITWGTSPQDVVPINGVVPNPADFPESKRGNIVRSLEYMGLTAGTPMEQIKIDKAFFGSCTNGRIEDMRSAARVIIASEKNGGPSKVAEGVYAMIVPGSGLVKQQAEAEGLDVIFKKAGFDWREAGCSMCLGMNPDQLKPGERCASTSNRNFEGRQGAGGRTHLMSPAMVAAAALTGYFTDIRKIMGDRMSEDGGLKITSYFDYLTPVDVAALPVEPTEQTPEGKSPVKAAAAASAGLPKFNVLRGIAAPMWEANIDTDKIIPKQFLKTLLRTGLGSALFWPIRYDVKTGEELPDFVLNKEPWKHSSILVCTGANFGCGSSREHAPWALNDFGIRCILAPSFGDIFKTNCFKNGMLPIELPQADLDTLYEDASAGLELAIDLENQVVVRPEGKDPIPFTVDAFRRHCLINGLDDIGLTLEHRENIEKFEEKRTTVWPWLDGVGYAKKGQKVVAVPLKKNVKKTDW encoded by the exons ATGCCTGCTCCCACTTCTGCCCCACGAACGCTTTATGACAAAGTGTTCGACGATCACGTCGTCTACTCTGGTGAAGGAGACACCCTTCTTTACATTGACCGACATCTCGTCCATGAAGTCACCTCCCCACAAGCTTTCGAGGGTCTTAGAAATGCTGGACGAAAAGTTAGAAGACCGGACTGTACCCTTGTTACAGTTGACCACAACATCCC TACTGTGTCTCGAAAGAACTTCAAGAGCGTTTCCACGTTCATCGGCGAAGTTGACAGCAGAGCGCAAGTCGTCGCGCTCGAGGATAATGTGAAGGAGTTCGGTCTCACTTACTTCGGAATGGACGACAagcgacaag GTATCGTCCACATCATCGGCCCTGAACAAGGCTTCACCCTGCCTGGTACCACCGTTTGCTGTGGTGACTCGCACACTTCCA CCCACGGTGCCTTTGGTGCCCTCGCGTTCGGTATCGGTACCTCCGAAGTCGAGCACATCCTTGCCACCCAAACCCTTCCCCAAGCCAAGTCCAAGAACATGCGAATCAACGTTGAGGGCAAGCTCCCCGAAGGTGTCGGATCGAAGGATGTCGTCCTTCACATCATCGGTGTGATCGGTACTGCCGGTGGTACAGGTGCTGTCATCGAGTTCGCCGGATCTACCATTCGAGAACTCAGCATGGAAGCGAGGATGTCTATCTGTAACATGTCTATTGAGGGTGGTGCGCGAGCCGGTATGATCGCTCCGGATGAGATCACCTTTGAATACCTCAAGGGACGACCGCTCAGTCcccgagaaggagaggagtggGACAGTGCCGTCGCCTACTGGAAGACCCTCAAGACCGACCCTGGAGCGAAGTACGacatcgaggtcgagatcaaggCCGAAGACATCATTCCTACCATCACATGGGGAACATCACCACAAGATGTCGTTCCCATCAATGGTGTCGTTCCCAACCCCGCCGACTTCCCCGAGAGCAAGCGAGGGAACATCGTCCGATCCCTCGAGTACATGGGTCTCACCGCCGGTACACCCATGGAGCAGATCAAGATTGACAAAGCATTCTTCGGTTCATGTACCAACGGTCGAATTGAGGATATGCGATCAGCTGCCCGAGTCATCATCGCCTCTGAGAAGAACGGTGGTCCTTCCAAGGTCGCCGAGGGTGTCTACGCAATGATCGTCCCTGGATCCGGTCTGGTTAAGCAACAAGCTGAAGCTGAGGGTCTCGATGTGATCTTCAAGAAGGCCGGTTTCGACTGGCGAGAAGCTGGATGCTCAATGTGTCTCGGTATGAACCCCGATCAGCTCAAACCTGGAGAACGATGCGCCAGTACCTCGAACCGAAACTTTGAAGGTCGACAAGGTGCTGGTGGACGAACTCACCTTATGTCCCCTGCGATGGTCGCCGCCGCCGCTCTTACCGGTTACTTCACCGACATCCGAAAGATCATGGGTGACCGAATGAGCGAGGACGGCGGTCTCAAGATCACCTCTTACTTCGACTACCTCACTCCTGTCGATGTTGCCGCTCTTCCTGTCGAGCCTACAGAGCAGACTCCTGAGGGCAAGTCACCTGTCAAggccgccgctgccgcttcCGCCGGTCTTCCCAAGTTCAACGTTCTCCGAGGTATCGCTGCTCCCATGTGGGAGGCCAacatcgacaccgacaaGATCATTCCCAAGCAGTTCCTCAAGACCCTTCTCCGAACAGGTCTCGGCTCCGCTCTCTTCTGGCCTATTCGATACGATGTCAAGACCGGAGAGGAGCTCCCGGACTTTGTCCTGAACAAGGAGCCATGGAAGCACTCTAGCATCCTCGTGTGTACCGGAGCCAACTTTGGTTGTGGTTCGTCGCGAGAACACGCTCCTTGGGCTCTCAACGACTTTGGTATCCGATGTATCCTTGCACCTTCATTCGGTGACATCTTCAAGACCAA CTGTTTCAAGAACGGTATGCTTCCTATCGAGCTTCCCCAAGCCGACCTTGACACCCTCTACGAGGACGCTTCGGCCGGTCTCGAGCTCGCCATTGACCTTGAGAACCAAGTCGTCGTTCGACCCGAGGGCAAGGATCCCATCCCCTTCACAGTCGACGCATTCAGAAGACATTGTCTCATCAACGGTCTTGACGATATTGGTCTCACCCTCGAACACAGGGAGAACATTGAGAAgtttgaggagaagaggacgaccGTCTGGCCATGGCTCGACGGTGTCGGATACGCCAAGAAGGGACAAAAGGTGGTTGCTGTGCCACTCAAGAAGAacgtgaagaagacggattGGTAA